In Fragaria vesca subsp. vesca unplaced genomic scaffold, FraVesHawaii_1.0 scf0513018, whole genome shotgun sequence, one genomic interval encodes:
- the LOC101303182 gene encoding nuclear transcription factor Y subunit B-5-like encodes MVDNRGNNSNSIISSDSREGFNYNFSGDRDHHDDMIKEQDRLLPIANVGRIMKQILPPNAKISKEAKETMQECVSEFISFVTGEASDKCHKEKRKTVNGDDICWALSTLGFDDYSEPLKRYLHRFRELEGEKAQQSKANSGGEDQRNEVVEVSPTRASTTSSSTPLMKFNMMNIERGNSSIPRRF; translated from the coding sequence ATGGTAGATAACAGAggcaacaacagcaacagtATTATTAGTTCAGACTCCAGAGAAGGGTTTAACTACAATTTCTCAGGAGATCGTGACCATCACGATGATATGATCAAGGAGCAAGATCGACTGCTTCCTATAGCAAACGTCGGTCGAATCATGAAGCAAATCCTTCCCCCAAATGCGAAAATCTCCAAAGAGGCCAAGGAAACCATGCAAGAGTGCGTCTCCGAGTTCATTAGCTTTGTGACCGGAGAAGCCTCAGATAAGTGTCAcaaggagaagaggaagacggTGAACGGCGACGACATTTGCTGGGCCTTATCCACGCTGGGGTTCGACGACTACTCGGAGCCGCTGAAGAGGTACTTGCATAGGTTCAGGGAATTGGAGGGGGAGAAGGCTCAGCAGAGCAAAGCCAACAGCGGAGGTGAAGATCAAAGGAACGAAGTGGTGGAGGTGTCACCGACAAGAGCAAGTACCACTTCCAGTTCTACTCCATTAATGAAGTTCAATATGATGAATATTGAAAGGGGTAATAGCTCAATCCCTCGGCGATTCTGA
- the LOC101310854 gene encoding potassium transporter 5-like → MPEDAILEDAADRTESHDCQEEEAHHRQLKTKKLSWQKLRRFDSLDIESRSVNGHHGHSSTDASWSVILQLAFQSIGIVYGDIGTSPLYVYASTFSKGIKDTDDILGVLSLIIYTITLIPLIKYVFIVLQANDNGDGGTFALYSLLCRYAKVSLTPSQQAEDRDVSNFQLELPSKRLRRASKLKSKLENSKFAKYFLLFATMLGTSMVIGDGVLTPCISVLSAVGGIKQATSAMTDDMIVWISVCILVCLFMAQRFGTDKVGYSFAPIICVWFTLIGGIGVYNFFKYDPTVLKALNPQYIVDYFKRNKGDAWISLGGIVLAITGTEALFADVGHFTVRSIQISMCSVTYPALLLAYTGQASFLREHKSLVSDTFFESIPKPLYWPMFGVAVMASIIASQAMISGTFSIIQQSLSLGCFPRVKIVHTSTKYEGQVYIPEVNYLLMLACVGVTLVFRSTTKIGNAYGIAVVFVMTLTSAFLVLIMIMIWKTHILLIISYVLVIGSVELMYLSSVLYKFDQGGYLPLGFALLLMLIMFVWNDVHRRKYYYELDHKISPEKLRQLAVDKNFCRMPGLAMFYSELVQGIPPIFNHYAENVPALHSVLVFVSIKSLPISKVPMEERFLFRRVEPRELNVFRCVARYGYTDVRNENEPFEGLLVEKLKDFIRDDFWQSQTTMHKTNGEKLKKEVSAELLGDDHELDNGNGHQENESENEDVKQVLDDDEDQKKQQDDVLGTEIDAIDKAWRRGVVHLIGENEVTSAKGAGLAKRILIDYAYNFLTRNLRQSEKVFDIPHKRMLKVGMTYEL, encoded by the exons ATGCCTGAAGATGCAATATTAGAAGACGCTGCAGATCGTACAGAAAGCCATGATtgtcaagaagaagaagctcatcATCGACAACTCAAAACCAAGAAACTTTCATGGCAAAAGTTACGTAGATTTGACTCCTTGGACATCGAGTCACGCAGTGTCAACGGTCACCACGGCCATAGCTCCACG GATGCAAGTTGGTCTGTAATCTTGCAACTAGCATTTCAGAGCATTGGAATAGTCTATGGAGACATTGGTACATCACCTCTATATGTGTATGCGAGTACCTTCAGCAAAGGCATCAAGGACACAGATGATATTTTGGGTGTTCTTTCTTTGATCATATACACCATCACCTTAATCCCCTTGATCAAATACGTTTTCATCGTCCTCCAAGCTAACGATAATGGCGACG GAGGGACGTTTGCACTGTACTCTCTGTTGTGTCGATATGCCAAGGTTAGTTTAACTCCGAGTCAACAAGCTGAAGACCGCGATGTTTCAAATTTCCAACTTGAGTTGCCTAGCAAACGTCTAAGGAGGGCATCAAAGCTTAAATCAAAACTAGAGAACAGCAAGTTTGCCAAATACTTTTTACTCTTTGCCACCATGCTTGGTACTTCTATGGTTATTGGTGATGGTGTCCTCACTCCTTGCATCTCAG TTCTATCGGCTGTTGGAGGGATAAAACAAGCTACATCTGCTATGACAGACG ATATGATTGTATGGATATCAGTATGCATCTTGGTTTGCCTATTCATGGCTCAAAGATTTGGAACTGACAAAGTTGGCTACAGTTTTGCACCAAttatttgtgtttggtttaCCCTCATTGGTGGCATTGGCGTGTACAATTTCTTCAAATACGATCCAACAGTTTTAAAAGCTCTAAATCCACAATACATAGTCGATTACTTCAAGAGAAACAAAGGAGATGCTTGGATTTCCCTTGGTGGCATTGTCCTTGCCATTACAG GAACTGAAGCTCTGTTTGCCGATGTTGGCCACTTCACAGTTCGATCCATTCAGATTAGTATGTGCTCAGTGACTTACCCAGCTCTCCTGCTCGCATACACAGGACAAGCCTCTTTTCTTCGCGAGCACAAGAGCCTAGTTTCAGACACGTTCTTTGAGTCCATACCAA AACCTTTGTATTGGCCTATGTTTGGAGTTGCTGTAATGGCATCAATCATAGCCAGTCAAGCTATGATTTCAGGTACGTTCTCAATCATCCAACAATCCCTTTCACTAGGGTGTTTCCCTCGTGTGAAAATTGTGCACACATCGACCAAGTATGAAGGACAAGTTTACATTCCGGAGGTCAACTACCTTCTGATGTTGGCTTGTGTTGGAGTGACCTTGGTTTTCAGAAGCACCACAAAGATTGGAAATGCATACG GCATAGCAGTTGTATTTGTAATGACGCTTACATCGGCCTTCCTGGTGTTAATCATGATTATGATTTGGAAAACCCATATACTTCTCATCATTTCATATGTTCTTGTCATCGGAAGCGTGGAGCTCATGTACTTAAGTTCGGTGCTCTACAAGTTTGATCAAGGTGGATATCTTCCTCTCGGATTTGCGCTTTTATTGATGCTCATAATGTTTGTGTGGAACGATGTTCATCGAAGAAAGTACTACTACGAGCTCGATCACAAAATTTCCCCAGAAAAGCTCAGGCAACTTGCTGTGGACAAAAACTTCTGCCGCATGCCTGGCCTCGCCATGTTCTACTCAGAACTCGTTCAAGGAATTCCTCCAATCTTCAATCATTACGCGGAGAATGTGCCTGCTTTGCACTCAGTCTTGGTTTTTGTCTCCATCAAATCGTTACCAATAAGCAAGGTTCCTATGGAGGAGCGTTTTCTTTTCCGCAGAGTGGAGCCTAGGGAGCTTAACGTGTTCCGATGTGTCGCTAGATATGGGTACACAGATGTTCGAAATGAGAATGAACCCTTTGAAGGATTGCTGgtagaaaaattgaaagacTTCATAAGGGATGACTTTTGGCAATCTCAAACAACTATGCACAAAACAAATGgagagaaattgaaaaaagaagtttcTGCTGAGTTATTAGGTGATGATCATGAGCTGGATAATGGAAATGGTCATCAAGAGAATGAGAGCGAGAACGAGGATGTAAAGCAAGtattggatgatgatgaagatcaaaagaaacaacaagatGATGTGTTGGGGACAGAGATTGACGCAATTGACAAAGCGTGGCGCCGGGGAGTGGTGCACCTAATTGGCGAGAATGAAGTGACGTCTGCTAAAGGAGCTGGGTTAGCAAAAAGGATCTTGATTGATTATGCTTACAATTTCTTGACGAGAAATCTGAGACAAAGTGAAAAAGTGTTTGATATTCCTCACAAGCGCATGTTAAAAGTGGGCATGACTTACGAACTATAG